The following are from one region of the Nicotiana tabacum cultivar K326 chromosome 3, ASM71507v2, whole genome shotgun sequence genome:
- the LOC107809418 gene encoding NADH dehydrogenase [ubiquinone] iron-sulfur protein 4, mitochondrial isoform X2: MASSLQRIARHSPLAAYRSSLTPIWRQFASEALVEIKPGEIGMVSGIPDEHLRRRVVIFSPARTASQQGSGKVGRWKINFLSTQKWENPLMGWTSTGDPYANVGESALSFESEEAAKAFAEKHGWEYTVRKRHTPLLKIKSYAENFKWKGPPKTEE; this comes from the exons ATGGCAAGCTCTCTGCAGCGAATAGCGAGGCATTCCCCTCTAGCCGCCTACCGATCTTCTCTCACGCCGATATGGAGACAATTTGCGTCAGAAGCGTTGGTCGAAATCAAGCCCGGTGAGATCGGTATGGTCTCTGGTATTCCTGATGAACATCTTCGCCGAAGG GTTGTGATTTTCTCACCTGCTCGGACTGCTAGTCAACAGGGGTCTGGAAAAGTTGGAAGATGGAAAATCAATTTCTTGTCAACCCAGAA ATGGGAGAATCCATTGATGGGTTGGACATCCACAGGGGATCCATATGCCAATGTTGGTGAATCCGCGCTTAGTTTTGAGAGTGAAGAAGCTGCAAAAGCATTTGCTGAAAAGCATGGCTGGGAATACACG GTTAGGAAGCGCCATACACCATTATTAAAG ATCAAGTCGTACGCGGAAAACTTCAAGTGGAAGGGGCCTCCCAAAACAGAAGAATAA
- the LOC107809418 gene encoding NADH dehydrogenase [ubiquinone] iron-sulfur protein 4, mitochondrial isoform X1: protein MASSLQRIARHSPLAAYRSSLTPIWRQFASEALVEIKPGEIGMVSGIPDEHLRRRVVIFSPARTASQQGSGKVGRWKINFLSTQKWENPLMGWTSTGDPYANVGESALSFESEEAAKAFAEKHGWEYTKTPSRSISQGGLSWAVSPFPLGPIMNKFFKYSTLGSAIHHY from the exons ATGGCAAGCTCTCTGCAGCGAATAGCGAGGCATTCCCCTCTAGCCGCCTACCGATCTTCTCTCACGCCGATATGGAGACAATTTGCGTCAGAAGCGTTGGTCGAAATCAAGCCCGGTGAGATCGGTATGGTCTCTGGTATTCCTGATGAACATCTTCGCCGAAGG GTTGTGATTTTCTCACCTGCTCGGACTGCTAGTCAACAGGGGTCTGGAAAAGTTGGAAGATGGAAAATCAATTTCTTGTCAACCCAGAA ATGGGAGAATCCATTGATGGGTTGGACATCCACAGGGGATCCATATGCCAATGTTGGTGAATCCGCGCTTAGTTTTGAGAGTGAAGAAGCTGCAAAAGCATTTGCTGAAAAGCATGGCTGGGAATACACG AAAACACCTTCTAGAAGCATCAGCCAAGGCGGACTGAGTTGGGCCGTTTCACCTTTCCCCCTTGGACCAATCATGAACAAGTTCTTCAAATACTCCAC GTTAGGAAGCGCCATACACCATTATTAA